A region of the Plasmodium vinckei vinckei genome assembly, chromosome: PVVCY_11 genome:
CAGGTATTTGTATTATGGCCTTTAACGTAAATATAGTTAAATCAGCAAGGGGCATCAAAAAgcatgaaaaaataaaaactgcAAAGGTATTACTATTAACGAAAACCGATCTAAttctgaaaaaaaaaaaaaaaacttttatataatacctTCCAAATATAGGTAAATTATGACGGTTTGGtgaaatgttttttatatatgaacattcatatatattattacaatttaTCTAATTTTGGAAAGAtgatattctttttttgtgtttttGGGCCAGGCAACTCCCATTTATAcaactataaaaaaataaataaattacacacatatagtggtatttataataagtTATGCATagtatatgaatatatttttttctactaACTTctattttgaaatatttcataatcCACAGACTCGACACAATTCCAAATAAATTGCATATCAGAAGATCTAGCAAGATCTGCAAAAAGTAAATTGTATGTGCATACAATGTTTTGTATAATATGTTGtggttatatatatatatatatgtatatatgatgaATTTTAAGAAATGATATGGTAGAATGGAGTGAAAAGGCTCATTCACAATATGTGTGCGTGAATATCTTTTGTACTTACATGATCCCACCAACATTCGTAAAAATTGGGAAGTATATGTCTTAATTTAAGTTCAattaattcaaataaaacacTATTcacatttaaatataaaaaatttctgAGTATAAATCCTTTGCCAGCCCATCCAAATATGTGTGCCActacaaatatatcaattttttcctttaaaaaaaataaatatacattaatgttaggataataatattatcatttttatggatttatatattcatatttattttttgcttttttgGAGTACATAAATGTTTTCCAGTGAATTACAATTTTCCATATATGTGCGCTCGATTTTGGAAAAACGCATATTTGGCTTGACATATTTAAGGACTATTTGAAGCTCATTGATTGACTAAgtagcaaaaaaaaaaatagtaatttTGTATAAGAGTAATAACAGtgtgataataatatttatggtACTTCTagaaatgtatatttatatgttatctttttattatttatttttatcttacaaaataatgaataaataatgatgttGCAAAGTATAAGGATGCAAATAGATATATTAGAATTTTAAAAGACTCCCTCTTTATGTTAGTAACATGTTGGGCCATAAAccaaaatattgaaaaaaaattcagaACAAAAACAATTGTCGATCTGAAAAAGgttaaaattgttatatatatatatatatatatatatatatcattttttttgcatgcATACACAAGATTAGTAAAAGTTGAATTAGACATATCATGGAAATACTATGGATCATATTTCCTCTCTTTCTATATATGTTCATGTCTTATTAATAAGTATAACATAATcttacattattattcgTGTTTTAAAATCAA
Encoded here:
- a CDS encoding phosphatidylserine synthase, putative → MIKDCSVAILGLGSLLLSFATFHLDFKTRIIISTIVFVLNFFSIFWFMAQHVTNIKRESFKILIYLFASLYFATSLFIHYFSINELQIVLKYVKPNMRFSKIERTYMENCNSLENIYEKIDIFVVAHIFGWAGKGFILRNFLYLNVNSVLFELIELKLRHILPNFYECWWDHILLDLLICNLFGIVSSLWIMKYFKIELYKWELPGPKTQKKNIIFPKLDKLIRSVFVNSNTFAVFIFSCFLMPLADLTIFTLKAIIQIPVEEPLLLYREFIIGFFALVCSYELHKAFVNKPTIKWLSPVIVLTSIVVIEIIYSLRWMHVLVSDNSDTTIINAIFMALYTAGISIYSLLFINDYVM